One window of Nostoc sp. C052 genomic DNA carries:
- a CDS encoding histidine kinase, translated as MVVGVVHKRGVGVFSNRRDVENALHELKKVGFDMNRVSVITQDGDRDDIAGAEVRDRVGDKSDEGAKVGAATGGALGGLTGLLVGLGTLAIPGIGPIMLAGAAATTLATTLAGAGIGAVAGSLLGALIGLGIPEERARVYDERVRRGHYLVILDGTDTEILRAEAILNRQGVEEFGIYDNPDVANVGTDYVAPTPAYSGVAKRAIGVFSHRRDAEVAITELRDAGFSLDRVSIIAKDTNGHGIAGVDVDRSVGTGNKADDGAKAGAATGGVVGGLTGLLVGLGTLAIPGIGPVIAGGAVATALATTLAGGAIGAAAGSIVGALVGLGIPEDRARVYSDRFQRGDYLVIIDGTEAEIRQAEAILKHRGIEEFAIYDSTEISEHRPGFERITHNSDRTNYSTEPHRNDPAVVIVDRRDEAL; from the coding sequence ATGGTTGTAGGTGTTGTACATAAACGTGGTGTAGGTGTATTTTCTAATCGCCGCGATGTTGAAAATGCACTACATGAATTGAAAAAAGTCGGCTTTGACATGAATAGAGTTTCTGTCATTACCCAAGATGGGGACAGAGATGATATTGCTGGGGCTGAAGTGCGCGATCGCGTTGGCGATAAATCTGACGAAGGTGCTAAAGTTGGAGCAGCCACAGGCGGCGCTTTGGGCGGATTAACTGGCTTACTAGTCGGTCTTGGTACTCTGGCAATTCCTGGCATTGGGCCAATTATGTTAGCTGGAGCCGCAGCAACTACTCTAGCTACAACTCTCGCTGGCGCTGGTATTGGTGCAGTAGCAGGTAGTTTGCTTGGTGCATTAATTGGTTTAGGAATTCCTGAAGAACGAGCCAGAGTTTACGACGAACGCGTGAGACGAGGACACTATTTAGTCATCCTTGATGGCACAGATACAGAAATTCTCAGGGCCGAAGCAATTCTAAATCGTCAGGGTGTAGAAGAGTTTGGCATTTACGATAACCCAGATGTGGCAAATGTAGGCACTGATTATGTTGCTCCTACTCCAGCCTATAGTGGTGTTGCTAAACGCGCCATCGGGGTATTTTCACATCGTCGAGATGCTGAAGTAGCAATTACAGAATTACGAGATGCGGGTTTTTCTTTAGATAGAGTCTCCATCATTGCCAAAGATACAAACGGTCATGGGATCGCTGGCGTAGATGTAGACAGAAGTGTTGGTACAGGTAATAAAGCAGACGATGGTGCAAAAGCTGGAGCAGCAACAGGTGGAGTCGTCGGTGGTTTGACTGGCTTATTAGTTGGTTTGGGAACTTTAGCAATTCCTGGAATCGGGCCCGTGATTGCAGGTGGTGCAGTTGCAACAGCTTTGGCGACAACATTGGCTGGTGGCGCCATCGGTGCGGCCGCTGGGAGTATTGTTGGTGCGCTGGTTGGCTTGGGAATCCCTGAAGATAGAGCTAGAGTATATAGCGATCGCTTCCAAAGAGGCGACTACTTAGTAATTATCGATGGTACGGAAGCTGAAATCCGCCAAGCAGAAGCAATTCTCAAACATCGAGGTATTGAAGAATTTGCTATCTATGATTCCACAGAGATTAGTGAACATCGCCCAGGTTTTGAACGAATCACCCATAATAGCGATCGCACCAATTACTCAACAGAGCCTCATAGAAACGATCCTGCCGTAGTCATTGTTGATCGTCGTGATGAAGCACTTTAA
- a CDS encoding MFS transporter: protein MFQGVLTILGWNWLPFGLAPVNLAQEVLTPEKASVLFSGSKFLVAMLAGVSMAFAFQLLLTNFSVAVGISSWEIDSDSDDESEGLGKTIRKVQAKVGAWALITASIALSIACFLAVKISLIESAFLGAIIGVVIWSIYFSLVIWLGSSAVGSLIGSISNTVTSGFQALMGTANAGIGANAAKKQLVSTAEDITAAVRRELTSGFDSEGIKNTLQSSLSSLQLPKLDIKEIRTQFDQLLKDTDLQSVANSDLLQNINRQTFIDLISSRTDLSKEDINGIADQFQDAWQQALNRKNPTEKVINLLKSATPEELNSDQLGERLQQLVTVGGGNGNGVIKQAIRYGLSAAAPAVLERVNLSNIDVNKITTQLQKLKEKVQDVDVDEITEQFKKFREQATEQVSAKLPISLENAIKADVEDYILHSFPWHFNRITLVDEFKEVIYDVNADPTTVRRELEEINQEYFTNLLKQRGDISEARVKEISEQMESDRLEVLETVKQAETREKGQDFRSRIEDYLRSTGKEELNPEGIERDFGKLLDDPQAGFEDLSDRFGQFDRDTFVQLLSQRQDISEEEANNIVSQLERNRDNLLNRARELQEQAKAKADELRQRVEEYLRNTNKDELNPEAIKREFRILLDDPQAGISLLRSRLSQFDRDTLVQLLSQRQDLSEEQVNQTLDQLEAVRDSILQVPQQAKEQYEKTTKAIAEYLRNTNLEELDPEGIRGDLEKLLDDPKAGALALRDRLSNVDRETLVKLVSQRGDLSQEQVNQIIDRAQDAIGDILRAPRRLAKRTTQQALDFEANLEEYLRSTNKEELNPEGIKRDLQLLLSSPRAGIGNLSDRASKFDRSTIVALLSQREDISEEEANRIVDQIDSVRSSIVEQFQQIQQRVQSVLDGVFAKVRNYLNSLDRSELNYEGIKHDFAKVFDDPQAGFEALRDRLSQFDRDTLVAVLSSREDISEADANRIISQIEAARDGVLQRAERIQKETQKRLKAIQDQAKKQAEETKKTVANAAWWIFGTAITSLAASAIAGAIAVTGITLPG from the coding sequence ATGTTTCAAGGTGTTTTAACAATTTTGGGATGGAACTGGTTGCCTTTTGGATTAGCGCCTGTAAATTTAGCTCAGGAAGTACTAACTCCAGAAAAAGCATCAGTTCTTTTTTCTGGATCTAAATTCTTAGTGGCAATGCTTGCTGGAGTTTCAATGGCATTTGCCTTTCAATTGTTACTCACAAACTTTTCAGTTGCAGTCGGAATTTCATCTTGGGAAATTGACTCTGATTCTGACGATGAGTCAGAAGGTTTGGGTAAGACTATTCGTAAAGTTCAAGCTAAAGTTGGTGCTTGGGCATTAATAACCGCGAGCATTGCATTATCTATTGCTTGTTTTTTAGCCGTAAAAATTAGCTTAATCGAAAGTGCATTTTTAGGAGCAATTATTGGTGTAGTTATCTGGTCTATCTATTTCTCACTAGTAATTTGGTTGGGTTCATCGGCGGTAGGTTCTTTAATTGGCTCTATTTCTAATACTGTCACTTCTGGTTTTCAAGCTCTGATGGGTACAGCAAATGCTGGCATTGGTGCTAATGCTGCAAAAAAACAGTTAGTTTCTACTGCTGAAGATATTACAGCCGCAGTCCGACGGGAATTAACTTCAGGTTTTGATTCTGAAGGGATTAAAAATACGCTCCAAAGTTCCTTAAGCTCTCTGCAATTACCAAAGCTGGATATCAAAGAAATACGCACTCAATTTGACCAGCTTCTTAAAGATACAGATTTACAATCTGTTGCCAATAGTGATTTACTGCAAAATATTAATCGCCAAACCTTTATTGATTTAATCAGTAGTCGCACGGATTTATCTAAAGAAGATATCAATGGCATTGCTGACCAATTTCAAGATGCTTGGCAACAAGCTTTGAATCGCAAAAATCCTACAGAAAAAGTAATCAATTTACTTAAGTCTGCTACTCCTGAAGAACTGAATTCCGATCAATTGGGTGAACGGCTTCAACAACTGGTTACAGTGGGAGGCGGGAATGGCAATGGTGTAATTAAGCAAGCAATTCGATATGGCTTGAGTGCTGCTGCACCAGCAGTTTTGGAGCGAGTAAATCTTTCTAATATCGATGTGAACAAGATTACAACTCAGTTGCAAAAACTCAAAGAAAAAGTTCAAGATGTCGATGTCGATGAAATCACAGAACAATTCAAAAAGTTTAGAGAGCAAGCAACTGAGCAAGTATCTGCAAAATTACCAATATCACTAGAGAATGCAATTAAGGCAGATGTAGAAGACTACATATTGCATTCGTTCCCTTGGCACTTCAATCGAATTACCTTAGTAGATGAATTTAAAGAAGTCATCTATGACGTAAATGCAGATCCGACAACTGTCAGACGAGAATTGGAAGAAATTAATCAAGAATATTTCACCAACTTACTAAAGCAGCGGGGTGATATCAGCGAAGCCAGGGTGAAAGAAATTTCTGAACAAATGGAAAGCGATCGCCTGGAAGTTTTAGAGACTGTCAAACAGGCCGAAACGCGCGAAAAAGGGCAAGATTTCCGCAGCCGCATCGAAGATTATCTGCGTTCGACGGGGAAAGAAGAACTCAATCCTGAAGGTATTGAACGGGACTTTGGCAAGTTGCTGGACGATCCACAAGCTGGGTTTGAAGATTTAAGCGATCGCTTTGGGCAATTTGATCGGGATACTTTTGTACAATTGCTCAGTCAGCGTCAAGATATCAGCGAAGAGGAAGCTAATAATATAGTTAGTCAACTCGAACGCAACCGCGATAATCTGTTGAATCGTGCTAGAGAATTGCAAGAACAAGCAAAAGCGAAAGCTGATGAACTGCGCCAAAGAGTTGAAGAATATCTGCGGAATACTAACAAAGACGAACTCAATCCCGAAGCTATCAAACGTGAGTTTAGAATTTTGCTAGACGATCCGCAAGCCGGAATTAGCCTGTTGCGATCGCGCCTATCACAATTTGATCGGGATACATTGGTACAATTGCTCAGTCAGCGTCAAGATTTGAGCGAAGAACAGGTAAATCAAACTCTCGATCAACTTGAAGCAGTCCGAGATAGTATTTTGCAAGTACCGCAGCAAGCGAAAGAACAGTACGAAAAAACCACAAAAGCGATCGCTGAATATCTCCGCAATACCAACTTGGAAGAACTCGATCCAGAAGGTATTAGAGGCGATTTAGAAAAATTACTCGACGATCCCAAAGCTGGAGCCTTAGCACTACGCGATCGCTTATCTAATGTCGATCGAGAAACCTTGGTGAAACTTGTGAGTCAGCGAGGCGACTTAAGCCAAGAGCAAGTTAATCAGATTATCGATCGCGCTCAAGATGCCATTGGTGATATCCTGAGAGCGCCACGACGTTTAGCCAAACGTACCACCCAACAAGCTTTAGATTTTGAAGCCAATCTCGAAGAATATCTGCGTAGTACTAACAAAGAAGAACTCAACCCCGAAGGAATCAAACGCGATTTACAATTGCTGCTGTCTTCTCCCCGCGCTGGAATTGGCAATTTAAGCGATCGCGCCTCAAAATTTGACCGTTCGACAATTGTGGCGCTATTATCCCAACGAGAGGATATCTCAGAAGAAGAAGCTAACCGAATTGTGGATCAAATTGATTCTGTTCGTAGTTCTATTGTTGAACAATTCCAACAGATTCAACAAAGAGTGCAATCAGTGCTAGATGGAGTTTTTGCCAAAGTTCGCAACTATCTTAACTCCCTGGATCGTTCCGAACTCAACTATGAAGGCATTAAACACGATTTTGCGAAAGTCTTTGACGATCCCCAAGCCGGATTTGAAGCATTGCGCGATCGCCTCAGTCAATTCGATCGTGACACCTTAGTTGCTGTATTGAGTTCTCGCGAAGATATTTCGGAGGCTGATGCTAACCGCATAATTAGCCAAATAGAAGCAGCGCGGGATGGTGTATTGCAACGAGCTGAACGCATCCAGAAAGAAACCCAAAAACGCCTGAAAGCGATTCAAGATCAAGCTAAAAAGCAAGCTGAAGAAACTAAAAAAACTGTTGCTAATGCTGCGTGGTGGATATTTGGGACAGCGATTACTTCTCTTGCGGCCAGTGCGATCGCAGGTGCGATCGCTGTGACTGGGATAACTCTACCTGGATAA
- a CDS encoding calcium-binding protein, translated as MPTINGTNRPDSLGNPSSILPYLINGFDGNDTIRGGSGNDTINGGSGDDTINGGRGNDSLLGGSGDDTIDGGSGDDTIDGGDGNNTIYGGFDGNDKINTGSGNDRIQSGDGNDTINAGDGNNRIDGQSGDDKIDGGFGNDTINAGSGNDTINAGSGDNIIDGGFGNDIINTGSGDDTINGGSGNNTINAGDGNNTIYSVFDNNTINTGSGNDKIQSGSGNDTINGGSGNNRIDGQSGDDKIDAGSGNDTINGGSGNDTINAGAGNNRIDGGYDNDIINAGSGNDTIAGGYGSDTINAGDGNNTIDGGYDNDRINTGSGNDTINGWIGNDTINGGAGNDKIDGSSGDDSLVGGFGNDSLIGGSGNDTISGDFGNGGILIGVGGTDILTGGSGNDVFDFNFVSESQPGLLRDVITDFVGNGILAGDQIDLSTIDANSITVGNQAFTFIGSAAFSATGQIRYSGGILQGSTDEDLLAEFEIQLAGASQLVASDIIL; from the coding sequence ATGCCAACCATTAACGGTACTAATCGCCCTGATAGTCTTGGTAATCCTTCTTCTATTCTCCCTTATCTCATTAATGGATTTGATGGTAACGATACCATTAGGGGCGGATCTGGCAACGATACAATTAATGGCGGATCTGGAGACGATACGATTAACGGCGGAAGGGGCAACGATAGCCTTCTTGGCGGATCTGGAGACGATACGATTGACGGCGGATCTGGAGACGATACAATTGACGGCGGTGATGGTAACAATACGATTTATGGAGGATTTGACGGTAACGATAAAATTAACACTGGTTCTGGCAACGATAGGATTCAAAGCGGTGATGGCAACGATACGATTAATGCTGGTGATGGCAACAATAGAATTGATGGCCAATCTGGCGACGATAAGATTGACGGCGGATTTGGCAACGATACAATTAACGCCGGATCTGGTAACGATACCATTAACGCCGGATCTGGCGACAATATAATTGACGGCGGATTTGGCAACGATATCATTAATACCGGATCTGGCGACGATACAATTAACGGCGGTTCTGGTAACAATACGATTAATGCTGGTGATGGCAACAATACGATTTACAGCGTATTTGACAACAATACGATTAACACCGGATCTGGCAATGATAAGATTCAAAGCGGATCTGGCAACGACACGATTAACGGCGGTTCTGGCAACAATCGGATTGACGGCCAATCTGGTGACGATAAGATTGACGCTGGATCTGGTAATGATACGATTAATGGCGGATCTGGCAACGATACGATTAACGCTGGAGCTGGGAACAATCGGATTGACGGTGGATATGACAACGATATTATTAATGCCGGATCTGGCAACGATACAATAGCCGGCGGATATGGCAGCGATACGATTAACGCTGGTGATGGCAATAATACAATTGACGGTGGATATGACAACGATAGGATTAACACCGGATCTGGCAACGATACGATTAACGGCTGGATAGGCAACGATACAATTAACGGCGGAGCAGGCAACGATAAGATTGACGGCAGTTCTGGCGACGATAGCCTTGTTGGCGGATTTGGCAATGATAGCCTTATTGGCGGCTCTGGCAATGACACCATTAGCGGTGATTTTGGTAACGGTGGTATCCTGATTGGCGTTGGTGGAACTGATATCCTCACTGGAGGATCGGGTAACGATGTTTTCGATTTCAACTTCGTTTCTGAGAGTCAACCTGGTTTGTTGCGGGATGTGATTACTGATTTTGTTGGGAACGGTATCTTGGCAGGCGATCAAATCGACCTATCTACCATTGACGCTAATTCGATTACAGTGGGCAATCAAGCCTTTACTTTCATTGGAAGTGCCGCATTCTCTGCAACTGGTCAGATCCGTTATTCAGGAGGTATTCTGCAAGGTAGTACTGATGAGGATCTACTAGCTGAGTTTGAAATTCAGCTTGCAGGCGCATCACAACTAGTAGCAAGCGACATTATCCTTTAA
- the ilvD gene encoding dihydroxy-acid dehydratase, giving the protein MSENLRSQIVTQGVQRSPNRAMLRAVGFKDEDFNKAIVGIANGYSTITPCNMGINQLAQRAEVGIKTAGAMPQIFGTITISDGISMGTEGMKYSLVSREVIADSIETVCTGQSMDGVLAIGGCDKNMPGAMLAIARMNIPAIFVYGGTIKPGHYNGRDLTVVSSFEAVGQYSAGKIDEKELLEVEGRACPGAGSCGGMFTANTMSSAFEALGMSLPYSSTMAAEDAEKADSTEKSAFVLVEAIRKQILPRQIITRKSIENAISVIMAVGGSTNAVLHFLAIARAADVELTIDDFETIRGRVPVLCDLKPSGKYVATDLHKAGGIPQVMKMLLVHDLLHGDSLTISGQTIAEILADIPEEPSANQDVIRPWNNPMYPQGHLAVLRGNLATEGAVAKITGVKKPVITGPARVFESEEASLDAILAGKIQPGDILVIRYEGPKGGPGMREMLAPTSAIIGAGLGDAVGLITDGRFSGGTYGMVVGHVAPEAAVGGAIALVEEGDSITIDAPARLLQLNISEEELARRRANWQPPAPRYTKGVLAKYAKLVSSSSIGAVTDLDLF; this is encoded by the coding sequence ATGTCGGAGAATTTGAGAAGCCAAATTGTGACGCAAGGGGTGCAGCGATCGCCTAATCGGGCTATGCTGCGTGCAGTTGGTTTTAAAGATGAAGATTTCAACAAAGCTATTGTAGGCATTGCCAATGGCTACAGTACGATCACTCCCTGTAATATGGGGATAAATCAACTGGCGCAAAGGGCAGAGGTGGGGATTAAAACCGCCGGGGCGATGCCGCAAATTTTCGGCACAATTACCATTAGCGACGGGATTTCGATGGGAACTGAAGGGATGAAATATTCCCTAGTGTCGCGGGAAGTCATTGCCGATTCCATTGAAACCGTCTGTACTGGACAAAGTATGGATGGTGTGCTAGCGATTGGCGGCTGTGATAAAAATATGCCAGGGGCAATGCTAGCGATCGCCCGGATGAATATCCCTGCAATATTCGTTTATGGTGGCACTATCAAACCTGGTCACTACAACGGACGCGATTTAACTGTTGTCAGTTCTTTTGAAGCTGTTGGTCAATACAGTGCCGGAAAAATTGACGAAAAGGAATTATTAGAAGTTGAAGGTCGCGCTTGTCCTGGTGCTGGTTCCTGTGGGGGAATGTTCACAGCTAACACCATGTCTTCAGCATTTGAAGCGCTGGGGATGAGTTTGCCCTATTCCTCGACAATGGCGGCTGAAGATGCCGAAAAAGCCGACAGCACGGAAAAATCGGCGTTTGTTTTAGTCGAAGCCATCCGCAAACAAATCTTGCCTCGGCAAATTATCACCCGCAAATCTATCGAGAATGCCATCTCTGTGATTATGGCAGTGGGTGGTTCAACCAATGCAGTGTTGCATTTCCTCGCGATCGCCCGCGCCGCTGATGTAGAGTTAACCATAGACGACTTTGAAACTATCCGCGGCCGTGTTCCCGTTTTGTGTGATTTAAAACCAAGCGGTAAATATGTCGCCACAGATTTACACAAAGCTGGTGGCATTCCCCAAGTAATGAAGATGCTACTTGTGCATGATTTATTACATGGTGATAGTCTTACCATCAGCGGTCAAACAATTGCAGAGATATTAGCAGACATCCCCGAAGAACCATCCGCCAATCAAGATGTGATTCGTCCTTGGAATAACCCAATGTATCCCCAAGGACATTTAGCCGTTCTCAGAGGTAATTTGGCAACAGAAGGGGCTGTCGCCAAAATTACCGGGGTGAAAAAACCAGTGATTACCGGGCCTGCGCGAGTGTTTGAATCGGAAGAAGCTTCTTTAGATGCAATTTTAGCGGGTAAAATTCAACCTGGTGATATTCTAGTCATCCGCTACGAAGGGCCTAAGGGTGGCCCTGGGATGCGAGAAATGTTAGCTCCCACCTCTGCAATTATCGGTGCTGGTTTAGGTGATGCTGTAGGATTAATTACCGACGGACGTTTTTCTGGCGGTACTTACGGTATGGTGGTTGGTCATGTTGCACCAGAAGCAGCAGTTGGTGGTGCGATCGCGCTTGTAGAAGAAGGCGATAGTATTACTATTGATGCACCCGCTCGTCTATTGCAGTTGAATATATCTGAAGAAGAATTGGCCCGTCGTCGTGCCAACTGGCAACCTCCCGCTCCGCGTTACACTAAAGGCGTGTTGGCGAAATATGCCAAATTAGTATCTTCTAGCAGTATTGGCGCTGTCACAGATTTGGACTTGTTTTAA
- a CDS encoding ABC transporter substrate-binding protein, protein MAKVALLIAVSEYEPGLTPLPSTIKDIEAMQRVLGDPEIGGFEVKSLLNPDNLEMQTAIENLFLDRQRDDIVLLYFSGHGIKYDSGKLYFATKITRRNEKGELFKASTVSADFVHDIINDSRSRSRRQVIILDCCFSGAFANETKSRDDVSLDFQKIQLGGEGRAVLTSSTSIQYSFESIYTQYLVQGIETGEADENNDGFISVDELHQYVQRKVQENNHEMKPQIQAVIKEGYNIVLTKAPIHNRESIYLGIVRNWVRDGQISDIGRLALNEQQNRLEIESDKAVAIEEEVLKPYKEYQRKLQQYKEAFDRAVQKENPITEHTRRELIGFQRVLRLTDEDINRLEAAIIANLTTKKKHKFTTNTANKKLLQFIGLVVIAVVILVLGKLILSISLTSKSCQDMKNTPRTGLEISYGGQILQTDTNSCKKAGTQAFASGNYNDALNNFNLSLQKNPNDPETLIYRNNAKARQKGERLKIAVSVPMGANPNVAGEMLRGVAQAQDEVNNSSSGINGKFLEVAIANDDNEPNQASNIATQFVKDTSIRSVVGHNASHAAVSAAHVYQQEHLVMLSPTSFDDSLSKIGNYIFRIFTINDLAKRLSNYISNTAAKTNIVICFDAESPDNNSFQKEFTKAIDQTKTTINPTSCNLSDSNFDPNKMISQARSSGADSLFLAPDVQRIDKALKVVKANQGQFSLFSSPTMYTQQTLADKEADVNGMVLAVPWHPQAIPGNPFPQDAQKLWGGPVNWRTATSYDATKAIIAGLQKSNSNTREELQNTLHSPNFSVDGTTGKIQFSESGDRKNNPSFLVKVQQKAGTEQYEFVPIEP, encoded by the coding sequence ATGGCAAAAGTAGCACTTCTAATTGCAGTCAGTGAGTATGAGCCTGGTCTTACTCCATTGCCATCAACGATAAAAGATATTGAGGCAATGCAGCGGGTTTTGGGAGATCCAGAAATTGGCGGTTTTGAGGTGAAATCCTTATTAAATCCTGATAATTTGGAAATGCAGACAGCTATTGAAAATTTGTTTTTAGATCGTCAAAGAGATGACATCGTACTGCTTTATTTCTCTGGACATGGCATTAAATATGATAGTGGCAAACTTTACTTTGCTACAAAAATAACTCGTAGAAATGAAAAAGGAGAACTTTTTAAAGCATCAACAGTTTCAGCCGATTTTGTACATGACATCATTAACGATAGTCGTAGCCGTTCAAGAAGACAGGTAATAATTTTAGACTGTTGCTTTAGTGGTGCTTTTGCCAATGAGACAAAAAGTAGAGATGATGTTTCTTTAGATTTCCAGAAGATTCAACTGGGTGGAGAGGGGCGAGCTGTTCTAACATCTAGTACTTCAATCCAGTACTCATTTGAGTCTATTTACACTCAATACTTAGTACAAGGAATCGAGACTGGTGAAGCCGATGAAAATAATGATGGCTTTATTTCTGTTGATGAGTTGCATCAGTATGTCCAAAGAAAGGTTCAAGAAAATAATCATGAAATGAAGCCGCAGATTCAAGCGGTAATTAAAGAAGGTTATAACATCGTGCTGACTAAAGCACCTATTCACAACCGCGAGAGTATATATCTTGGAATAGTTAGAAATTGGGTACGTGATGGTCAAATTTCTGACATTGGACGTTTAGCATTAAATGAACAACAAAATCGTTTAGAAATAGAATCTGACAAAGCTGTTGCAATTGAGGAAGAAGTTTTAAAACCTTATAAAGAGTACCAGAGAAAATTACAGCAGTATAAGGAAGCGTTTGATCGAGCAGTTCAAAAAGAGAACCCTATAACTGAACATACTCGCCGCGAGTTGATTGGCTTTCAGAGGGTTTTGCGACTAACCGATGAAGATATAAATCGACTTGAAGCAGCAATAATTGCAAACTTAACTACAAAAAAAAAGCATAAATTTACAACCAATACTGCCAATAAAAAATTACTGCAATTCATCGGTTTGGTTGTTATAGCAGTAGTCATCTTAGTCTTAGGTAAACTCATACTTTCAATCTCTCTAACTTCTAAAAGTTGTCAAGATATGAAAAATACCCCAAGAACAGGGTTAGAAATTAGTTATGGTGGGCAAATTTTACAAACAGATACTAACTCTTGTAAAAAAGCTGGAACTCAAGCATTTGCATCCGGTAACTATAACGATGCCTTAAATAATTTTAATTTATCTCTTCAAAAGAATCCTAATGATCCAGAAACCTTGATTTACCGAAACAATGCTAAGGCTCGTCAGAAAGGAGAACGGCTCAAAATTGCCGTGAGCGTACCTATGGGTGCTAACCCAAATGTAGCAGGAGAGATGCTACGCGGTGTCGCTCAAGCACAAGATGAAGTAAATAATAGTAGTAGTGGCATTAATGGTAAATTTTTGGAGGTGGCGATCGCTAATGATGATAATGAGCCAAACCAAGCTTCAAATATTGCCACTCAGTTTGTCAAAGATACCAGCATTCGGTCTGTTGTGGGACACAACGCGAGCCATGCTGCCGTATCCGCTGCACACGTGTATCAACAAGAACACTTAGTGATGCTCTCTCCCACCAGTTTTGACGACTCCTTGTCTAAAATTGGCAATTATATATTTCGTATATTTACTATTAATGACTTGGCAAAAAGGCTTTCAAATTACATAAGCAATACTGCTGCCAAAACCAATATTGTTATTTGTTTTGATGCTGAGTCTCCTGATAATAACTCGTTCCAAAAGGAGTTTACCAAAGCGATAGATCAGACTAAAACCACGATTAATCCTACTTCGTGCAATCTTTCTGACTCTAATTTTGACCCTAATAAAATGATTTCTCAAGCTAGAAGTAGTGGAGCAGACAGTTTGTTCTTGGCTCCTGATGTGCAGAGAATTGATAAAGCTTTAAAAGTAGTAAAAGCTAATCAAGGGCAGTTTTCGCTATTTAGTAGTCCTACAATGTATACACAACAAACCCTAGCAGATAAGGAAGCCGATGTTAATGGAATGGTACTGGCTGTACCTTGGCATCCTCAAGCAATTCCTGGTAATCCCTTTCCCCAAGATGCTCAGAAACTTTGGGGTGGCCCTGTAAATTGGCGAACAGCGACAAGTTATGATGCAACCAAGGCAATCATTGCAGGTTTGCAGAAGAGTAATAGTAATACCCGCGAGGAACTGCAAAATACGCTGCACAGTCCTAACTTTTCAGTCGATGGTACAACAGGAAAGATTCAGTTTTCAGAATCAGGCGATCGCAAAAACAATCCCAGTTTCCTAGTCAAAGTTCAACAAAAAGCTGGCACTGAGCAATATGAGTTTGTGCCGATTGAACCTTAA
- a CDS encoding diguanylate cyclase domain-containing protein — protein sequence MFVDLDGLKQINDSLGHEIGDKRSLTQPNY from the coding sequence TTGTTTGTTGATTTAGATGGTTTAAAGCAGATTAATGATTCTCTAGGGCATGAAATCGGAGACAAGCGATCCTTGACACAGCCCAATTACTAA
- the tatC gene encoding twin-arginine translocase subunit TatC, translated as MTPSQDVDTINVPNIDPEGYGNSDTDPLDELPGEVEMSLFDHLEELRQRIFYSLIAVAVGIIGCFFAVKPIVQLLEVPAQGVKFLQLAPGEYFFVSLKVAAYTGFIISSPFILYQIIQFVVPGLTRRERRLLGPVVLGSSVLFGAGLVFAYLLLIPAALKFFISYGADVVEQLWSIDKYFEFVLLLLFSTGLAFQIPIIQLLLGNLNIVSSQQMVSGWRYVIMGAVVLGAVLTPSTDPLTQSLLAGAVLALYFGGVGLVKLTGK; from the coding sequence GTGACGCCTTCACAAGACGTAGATACTATAAACGTTCCCAACATCGATCCTGAAGGATATGGCAACTCAGACACCGATCCTCTTGATGAGTTGCCAGGTGAAGTTGAAATGTCTCTTTTCGACCACCTAGAAGAGTTGCGGCAGCGGATTTTTTATTCGTTGATTGCCGTAGCGGTGGGCATTATCGGCTGTTTCTTTGCCGTTAAGCCCATTGTTCAACTACTTGAGGTTCCAGCACAAGGAGTAAAATTTCTCCAACTTGCACCTGGAGAATATTTCTTTGTCTCCCTCAAAGTGGCAGCTTACACTGGCTTCATAATTTCTAGTCCTTTTATTCTTTACCAGATTATCCAGTTTGTGGTTCCAGGACTGACTCGCCGCGAACGCCGTTTACTGGGGCCTGTGGTTTTGGGTTCGAGTGTGCTGTTTGGAGCGGGTTTAGTATTTGCTTATTTACTTCTTATCCCCGCCGCATTGAAATTTTTCATCAGTTACGGAGCAGATGTAGTCGAACAACTTTGGTCAATTGATAAATATTTTGAATTTGTGCTGCTACTGTTATTCAGCACTGGTTTAGCATTTCAAATTCCCATCATCCAACTATTGCTCGGTAATTTGAATATTGTCTCGTCTCAACAGATGGTTTCTGGTTGGCGTTACGTGATTATGGGAGCAGTGGTTTTAGGAGCCGTCCTGACACCTTCTACTGACCCCCTGACTCAAAGTCTTTTAGCGGGAGCAGTTTTAGCACTTTATTTCGGTGGTGTGGGGCTAGTGAAGCTCACGGGGAAATAA